A stretch of the Mycolicibacterium celeriflavum genome encodes the following:
- a CDS encoding amidohydrolase, with amino-acid sequence MPAADLVIRGTVLTVDDRRPTAEALAVADGRIVAVGDRGDIDAWIGPDTRTLDIGDGCVMPGLVEAHGHPLMEAIVLSDRMVDIRPVTLPKADDVVASIRDEVAKRGPEGAYLNGWDPLLQPGLPEPTLVWLDKQAPETPLVIVHNSGHKAFFNSAAARELGLNRDTPDPKGARYGRDADGDLDGTAEETGAVFSLLAGVINPSDYPAMLHAELRRLNKAGLTTCSEMAFDPVFRPVIEQLRTDLTVRLRVYEISNAQMDTDMSPTNGDDLFRQTGIKIWVDGSPWIGNIDLSFPYLDTDAVRTIGVAPGSCGHANYTREQLTEIVHAYFPQGWPMACHVQGDAGVDTILDVYEDALRRWPRDDHRLRLEHVGAIRDEQLQRAHDLGVTCSIFVDQIHYWGDIIVDGLFGPEHGTRWMPCGSAVATGMRISLHNDPPVTPEEPLRNISVAATRTAPSGRVIGPEQRITVEQAIRAQTLDAAYQLFSDDVIGSLEVGKYADLVVLSADPRAVPPEQIADLEVRATFLAGKQVHGE; translated from the coding sequence ATGCCCGCCGCTGACCTGGTCATTCGTGGAACGGTGCTCACCGTTGACGACCGACGGCCGACCGCCGAGGCGCTCGCCGTCGCCGACGGCCGCATCGTGGCGGTCGGCGACCGCGGCGATATCGACGCTTGGATCGGCCCCGACACCCGGACGCTGGACATCGGAGACGGCTGTGTGATGCCGGGTCTGGTGGAGGCGCACGGGCATCCGCTGATGGAGGCCATCGTGCTGTCGGACCGGATGGTCGACATCCGTCCGGTGACGCTGCCGAAAGCCGACGACGTGGTGGCGTCGATCCGCGATGAGGTGGCCAAGCGCGGACCCGAGGGTGCCTATCTCAACGGCTGGGATCCGCTGCTGCAGCCGGGACTTCCGGAGCCGACGCTGGTGTGGCTCGACAAGCAGGCGCCCGAGACACCGCTGGTGATCGTGCACAACTCCGGGCACAAGGCGTTCTTCAACAGCGCTGCAGCGCGCGAGCTCGGGCTCAACCGCGACACCCCCGACCCGAAGGGCGCGCGCTACGGCCGCGACGCCGACGGCGACCTCGACGGCACCGCCGAGGAGACCGGCGCCGTGTTCAGCCTGCTGGCCGGCGTCATCAACCCCAGCGACTATCCGGCGATGCTGCACGCCGAACTGCGCCGGCTCAACAAGGCCGGGCTGACGACGTGTTCGGAGATGGCGTTCGACCCGGTGTTCCGGCCGGTGATCGAGCAGTTGCGCACCGACCTGACCGTGCGACTGCGGGTCTACGAGATCTCCAACGCGCAGATGGACACCGACATGTCGCCGACCAACGGCGACGACCTTTTCCGGCAGACCGGGATCAAGATCTGGGTCGACGGCTCACCGTGGATCGGCAACATCGACTTGTCGTTCCCGTATCTCGACACCGACGCCGTGCGCACGATCGGCGTCGCGCCGGGGTCGTGCGGGCACGCCAACTACACCCGCGAGCAGCTGACCGAGATCGTGCACGCCTACTTCCCGCAGGGCTGGCCGATGGCCTGCCACGTGCAGGGCGACGCCGGGGTCGACACCATCCTCGACGTGTACGAGGACGCGCTGCGGCGCTGGCCGCGTGATGACCACCGGCTGCGGCTCGAGCACGTCGGCGCCATCCGCGATGAGCAACTTCAGCGCGCCCACGACCTCGGCGTGACGTGCTCCATCTTCGTCGACCAGATTCATTACTGGGGCGACATCATCGTCGACGGCCTGTTCGGTCCCGAGCACGGAACCCGTTGGATGCCTTGCGGATCCGCGGTCGCGACCGGCATGCGCATCTCGCTGCACAACGACCCGCCGGTCACCCCGGAAGAGCCGCTGCGCAACATCAGCGTCGCGGCCACCCGCACCGCGCCCAGCGGCCGGGTGATCGGGCCCGAGCAGCGAATCACGGTCGAACAGGCCATCCGCGCGCAGACGCTCGACGCCGCGTATCAACTGTTCTCCGACGATGTGATCGGCTCGCTGGAGGTCGGCAAGTACGCCGATTTGGTGGTGCTGTCGGCCGACCCGCGCGCGGTGCCGCCGGAACAGATCGCCGACCTCGAGGTGCGGGCGACCTTCCTGGCGGGCAAGCAGGTTCACGGCGAATGA
- a CDS encoding YciI family protein has protein sequence MARYMLIMRSTPEAEAAMAEMEIDFDQIIEEMGRFNEELIKAGVMLAGEGLTGPEEGFVVDFNSDPPVVTDGPYTEAKELFNGFWIIDVSSKEEAKQWAQKIPLGKGVKVEVRRVSETSEFPQDNPWVKKEIRWKAELAEKIAAQARAEADRLS, from the coding sequence ATGGCGCGTTACATGCTGATCATGCGGTCCACCCCCGAGGCCGAAGCCGCGATGGCCGAGATGGAAATCGACTTCGACCAGATCATCGAGGAGATGGGTCGCTTCAACGAGGAGCTCATCAAGGCCGGCGTGATGTTGGCCGGCGAGGGCCTGACGGGACCCGAGGAGGGGTTCGTCGTCGACTTCAACTCCGACCCGCCGGTCGTCACCGACGGGCCGTATACCGAGGCCAAGGAGCTGTTCAACGGGTTCTGGATCATCGACGTGTCCTCGAAGGAAGAGGCCAAGCAGTGGGCGCAGAAGATTCCGCTGGGCAAGGGCGTCAAGGTCGAGGTGCGGCGAGTCTCGGAGACGAGCGAGTTCCCGCAGGACAACCCGTGGGTCAAAAAGGAGATCCGATGGAAGGCCGAGCTCGCCGAGAAGATCGCGGCGCAGGCCCGCGCGGAGGCCGACCGGCTCAGCTGA
- a CDS encoding mannan-binding protein, producing MRPRMLGSSITVVAAVVIATAPPASASAPSFCSELGGQWDGQFCSTSVVSEREAVRNIKMALPGDLVENPVIREYLINLMNNWRNAAKMMVHDSFGEQHFQIFQNGGAMTAVFHEMYSGTVGTDALAHPNAPIISDAYRTFTFAGGRQLQLADLFTPGVDHRAEIPRLGAPFIVAALDAAPPPHQPGTYPFTPDRWSPDKVYSGGYRAWALTPDELILYMPDYPVGRDTPLDYTIGRMQWAMDGGTVQAHIPLAALAPVLRPEFGDA from the coding sequence ATGCGGCCGCGGATGCTGGGTAGCTCGATAACCGTGGTGGCTGCGGTGGTAATCGCCACCGCACCACCCGCGTCGGCGTCGGCCCCGTCGTTCTGCAGTGAGCTGGGCGGCCAGTGGGACGGACAGTTCTGCAGCACGTCGGTGGTCTCGGAGCGCGAAGCGGTCCGCAACATCAAGATGGCGTTGCCGGGCGATCTGGTCGAAAACCCCGTCATCCGGGAGTATCTGATTAACCTGATGAACAACTGGCGCAACGCCGCCAAAATGATGGTCCACGACAGCTTCGGCGAGCAGCACTTCCAGATCTTCCAGAATGGCGGCGCGATGACTGCCGTTTTCCACGAGATGTATTCGGGCACGGTCGGTACCGACGCCCTCGCACACCCGAACGCGCCAATCATCAGCGACGCCTACCGCACCTTCACCTTCGCCGGGGGGCGGCAGCTGCAACTTGCCGACCTGTTCACACCGGGCGTCGACCACCGGGCCGAGATCCCGCGCCTGGGCGCGCCGTTCATCGTCGCCGCACTCGACGCCGCACCGCCACCGCACCAGCCTGGCACCTACCCGTTCACTCCCGACCGCTGGTCTCCGGACAAGGTGTACTCCGGCGGCTACCGGGCCTGGGCGCTCACACCGGATGAGCTGATCCTCTACATGCCCGACTATCCGGTCGGCCGCGACACCCCGTTGGACTACACGATCGGCCGCATGCAGTGGGCGATGGACGGCGGTACCGTACAAGCTCATATCCCGCTCGCGGCGTTAGCGCCGGTCCTACGCCCCGAATTCGGCGATGCATAG
- a CDS encoding MlaD family protein — MISTAADRLVDIVRFGHRRRAWLSAAGLVMVLVVGTGYLLFGALRVNPLASQYQLTIQLPESAGLLPDQDVTMRGVPIGRVDRLDITPAGVNAVVNVKSTMKIPESSDVRVSGLSPAGEQYIDFIPESDQGPFLADGAVIDQDRTTVPVSLAKLLADADGALAQTDTEKLELIRRELSLSEAGPQKLEDIVEGGTFLLSTMDSVLPETSSLLRTSRVVLTLAADKNAGIAVAADNLDQSFVGINKMREGYRRLTNQGPDALSAVDALFVDNSDTMVQLLGNLTTVSRLLYLRVPALNALFPDYRTSLLDALGSAMHDNGLWATGDIYPRYHCDYGTPRLPPSNADYPEPFMYTYCRDDHPGMLVRGAKNAPRPADDDTAGPPPGADLGRQTDPTPKGRFTIPTPYGGPTLPIEPPR; from the coding sequence ATGATCTCGACAGCTGCCGACCGGCTGGTCGACATTGTCCGGTTCGGCCACCGCCGCCGCGCCTGGCTGTCGGCGGCCGGGTTGGTCATGGTCCTGGTGGTTGGGACCGGTTACCTGCTGTTCGGTGCGTTGCGGGTGAATCCGTTGGCCTCGCAGTATCAACTCACCATCCAACTGCCCGAGTCGGCCGGCCTGTTGCCCGATCAGGACGTGACGATGCGTGGCGTGCCGATCGGCCGGGTGGACCGGCTCGACATCACCCCGGCCGGGGTGAACGCGGTGGTCAACGTCAAATCGACGATGAAGATCCCAGAGTCCAGCGATGTCCGGGTGTCGGGCCTGTCGCCGGCCGGTGAGCAGTACATCGACTTCATACCGGAGTCCGACCAAGGTCCCTTCCTCGCCGATGGCGCCGTCATAGACCAGGATAGGACCACGGTGCCGGTCAGCCTGGCCAAGCTGCTGGCCGACGCAGACGGGGCATTGGCGCAGACCGATACCGAGAAACTCGAGCTGATCAGGCGGGAGTTGAGCCTGTCGGAGGCTGGTCCGCAGAAGCTGGAAGACATCGTCGAAGGCGGCACGTTCCTGCTGTCCACCATGGATTCGGTGTTGCCGGAGACCAGCAGCCTGTTGCGGACCAGCCGGGTGGTGCTCACGTTGGCCGCCGACAAGAACGCCGGAATCGCAGTCGCCGCAGACAATCTGGACCAGAGCTTCGTCGGCATCAACAAGATGCGCGAAGGCTATCGCCGGCTCACCAACCAGGGCCCGGATGCGCTGAGCGCGGTGGACGCCTTGTTCGTCGACAATTCCGACACCATGGTGCAACTGCTGGGCAACCTGACGACTGTCTCGCGGCTGCTGTACCTGCGGGTGCCGGCACTCAATGCGCTGTTCCCGGACTACCGCACGTCGCTGCTCGACGCGCTGGGCAGCGCGATGCACGACAACGGGCTGTGGGCCACCGGCGACATCTACCCGCGGTATCACTGCGACTACGGAACGCCGCGCCTTCCACCGTCCAACGCGGACTACCCGGAACCGTTCATGTACACCTACTGCCGCGACGATCACCCCGGGATGCTGGTCCGCGGAGCCAAGAACGCGCCACGGCCGGCCGACGACGACACCGCGGGCCCCCCACCCGGTGCCGATCTCGGCCGTCAGACGGATCCGACCCCGAAGGGCCGGTTCACGATTCCCACCCCCTACGGTGGGCCGACCCTACCGATCGAGCCACCGCGCTAG
- a CDS encoding MCE family protein: MMTPSSRRSRRPIALAMAACLALSGCATDGLASLPLPAPGVGSGGYRLTAVFSNALNLPANAKVKLAGADVGQMESMDARNYTAVTTLRIMDGVQVPQGSTAELRSATPLGDIFVAIKPPFPADPSAPLLTDGDTIPLKSTTAAATVESVLSSAAVLVNGGAVRNFTNIINGLGKATGDQGQAFGNLIRKTNDTLGTLNARSGQISNAITETSRLVEAIEAKNQTISEVMAEARPATDTLAAHTTQIADLVEQIGDVSVQARKFPSIAGTDSSGRSVIADANTVAGAWNDVVLTPDATLYALNRLMPPFVKGTTGNALAVNASIDRLILGHIPDIGFAGDPGFHGPKWHNWFQLVGSFKYTLYRLQEKIVGKGPDVPQFPVIPSPTEPGQLEVAGPPLAPPTPPEPLPVAPPATDIPLPALGPVAGPPLPPSPATPAPAPLPAEAPR; this comes from the coding sequence ATGATGACCCCGAGCAGCAGGCGCAGCCGTCGGCCGATAGCGCTGGCGATGGCGGCGTGCCTCGCGCTTTCCGGCTGTGCCACCGACGGTTTGGCCAGTCTTCCGCTGCCGGCGCCCGGCGTCGGCTCCGGCGGCTACCGGCTGACGGCGGTGTTCTCCAACGCGCTGAACCTGCCCGCCAACGCAAAGGTGAAGCTCGCCGGTGCCGACGTCGGCCAAATGGAATCGATGGACGCGCGCAACTACACCGCGGTGACCACCTTGCGCATCATGGACGGAGTTCAGGTGCCCCAGGGCAGCACCGCCGAATTGCGTTCCGCGACGCCCCTTGGCGATATTTTCGTCGCGATCAAGCCGCCGTTCCCCGCCGATCCGAGCGCGCCCTTGCTGACCGATGGCGACACGATTCCGTTGAAGTCGACGACGGCTGCAGCCACCGTCGAGTCGGTGCTGAGTTCGGCGGCGGTGTTGGTGAACGGCGGCGCGGTGCGCAACTTCACCAACATCATCAACGGACTGGGCAAGGCGACCGGCGATCAGGGCCAGGCCTTCGGCAATCTCATCCGCAAGACCAACGACACCCTGGGCACGCTGAACGCCCGGTCCGGGCAGATCTCCAACGCGATCACCGAGACCTCCCGGCTCGTCGAGGCCATTGAGGCCAAGAACCAGACCATCAGCGAAGTGATGGCCGAAGCCCGTCCAGCCACCGACACGCTGGCCGCGCACACCACCCAGATCGCCGACCTCGTCGAGCAGATCGGTGATGTGTCCGTTCAGGCGCGCAAGTTCCCGTCGATCGCCGGCACGGACAGCAGCGGCCGCAGCGTCATCGCCGACGCCAACACCGTCGCCGGCGCGTGGAACGACGTCGTGCTGACCCCGGACGCGACGCTCTATGCGCTCAACCGGCTGATGCCCCCATTCGTCAAGGGAACAACCGGCAACGCGCTCGCGGTGAATGCGAGCATCGACCGATTGATCCTCGGACACATACCCGATATCGGCTTCGCCGGAGACCCGGGGTTCCACGGTCCCAAGTGGCACAACTGGTTTCAACTTGTGGGCTCGTTCAAGTACACGCTGTACCGGCTGCAGGAGAAGATCGTCGGCAAAGGCCCCGACGTGCCCCAGTTCCCGGTGATCCCCAGTCCGACCGAGCCGGGGCAATTGGAGGTCGCGGGGCCACCGCTCGCCCCACCAACTCCGCCGGAACCGCTGCCCGTGGCGCCGCCGGCGACCGATATTCCACTGCCGGCACTCGGGCCGGTGGCGGGGCCGCCGCTGCCACCTTCGCCCGCCACGCCCGCGCCCGCACCGCTGCCCGCGGAGGCGCCACGATGA
- a CDS encoding MCE family protein, with the protein MTITKTKLVVAGAIALVVGLALATVAVIYAKDQLDTMTVTAQFDSAAGLYEGNTVAVLGMPVGQVTKITPKGGYVEVDFTVDKDVKVPADAQAVTISNSILTDRQIELTPPYSGSGPTLQDHATIGRNRTQTPVEFARVLDVLDKLSVSLKGDGEGNGPIADVVNASAAIADGNGQQMKDALGELSNALRLSADRGTVTKDQLTTIVRNLSSLSEAAARNDETLREFGSSVRALSQILADENLGSGTTGKKINEVLTNTREVLETHRDAVKDLVANGDIVLNTAVDHERDLKEFLDVAPMTLDNLYNIVDQKNGALRVKVLTDRVLFDNQFIKEVCNVMGLRQLGCSTGTLQDFGPDFGLTYMLDGLAAMGQK; encoded by the coding sequence ATGACGATCACCAAGACCAAGCTGGTGGTTGCCGGTGCGATCGCACTGGTCGTGGGCCTGGCGTTGGCCACCGTCGCGGTGATCTACGCCAAGGACCAACTCGACACCATGACGGTGACCGCCCAGTTCGACAGTGCCGCAGGTTTATACGAAGGAAACACCGTCGCGGTTCTCGGGATGCCGGTCGGCCAGGTCACCAAGATCACGCCTAAGGGCGGCTACGTCGAGGTCGACTTCACCGTGGACAAGGACGTCAAGGTTCCTGCAGACGCCCAGGCGGTGACGATTTCCAACTCGATTCTGACCGACCGGCAGATCGAGCTGACGCCGCCCTACTCGGGCAGCGGTCCGACGCTGCAGGATCATGCAACCATCGGCCGCAACCGCACCCAGACCCCGGTCGAATTCGCCAGGGTGCTCGACGTTCTCGACAAGCTGTCGGTATCTCTGAAGGGCGACGGAGAGGGTAACGGCCCGATCGCCGATGTGGTCAACGCCAGCGCCGCGATCGCCGACGGCAACGGCCAGCAGATGAAGGATGCGCTGGGCGAACTGTCGAATGCCCTGCGGCTCAGCGCCGATCGGGGCACGGTGACCAAGGATCAGCTGACCACCATCGTCCGGAACTTGAGTTCGTTGTCAGAGGCGGCCGCCAGGAATGACGAGACGCTGCGGGAGTTCGGCTCGTCGGTGCGGGCACTCAGTCAGATCCTGGCCGATGAGAACCTCGGCAGCGGTACCACGGGTAAGAAGATCAATGAGGTGTTGACCAACACCCGTGAGGTGCTCGAAACCCATCGGGACGCCGTCAAGGACCTCGTCGCCAACGGCGACATCGTGCTGAACACGGCCGTCGATCACGAACGCGATCTCAAGGAATTCCTTGACGTGGCGCCGATGACGCTGGACAACCTGTACAACATCGTCGACCAGAAAAACGGCGCCTTGCGTGTCAAGGTGCTCACCGACCGGGTGTTGTTCGACAACCAGTTCATCAAGGAGGTGTGCAACGTGATGGGGCTGCGGCAACTGGGTTGCAGCACCGGGACATTGCAGGACTTCGGGCCGGACTTCGGGCTGACGTACATGCTGGACGGACTCGCTGCGATGGGACAGAAATGA